Proteins from one Muntiacus reevesi chromosome X, mMunRee1.1, whole genome shotgun sequence genomic window:
- the MED12 gene encoding mediator of RNA polymerase II transcription subunit 12 isoform X7 — protein sequence MAAFGILSYEHRPLKRPRLGPPDVYPQDPKQKEDELTALNVKQGFNNQPAVSGDEHGTAKNVNFNPAKISSNFSSIIAEKLRCNTLSDTGRRKPQVNQKDNFWLVTARSQSAINTWFTDLAGTKPLTQLAKKVPIFSKKEEVFGYLAKYTVPVMRAAWLIKMTCAYYAAISETKVKKRHVDPFTEWTQIITKCLWEQLQKMAEYYRPGPAGSGGCGSTIGPLPHDVEMAIRQWDYNEKLAMFMFQDGMLDRHEFLTWVLECFEKIRPGEDELLKLLLPLLLRYSGEFVQSAYLSRRLAYFCTRRLALQLDGVSSHSSHVMSAQSTSTLPTTPAPQPPTSSTPSTPFSDLLMCPQHRPLVFGLSCILQTILLCCPSALVWHYSLTDSRIKTGSPLDHLPIAPSNLPMPEGNSAFTQQVRAKLREIEQQIKERGQAVEVRWSFDKCQEATAGFTIGRVLHTLEVLDSHSFERSDFSNSLDSLCNRIFGLGPSKDGHEISSDDDAVVSLLCEWAVSCKRSGRHRAMVVAKLLEKRQAEIEAERCGESEAADEKGSIASGSLSAPSAPIFQDVLLQFLDTQAPMLTDPRSESERVEFFNLVLLFCELIRHDVFSHNMYTCTLISRGDLAFGAPGPRPPSPFDDPADDPERKEAEGSSSSKLEDPGLSESMDIDPSSSVLFEDMEKPDFSLFSPTMPCEGKGSPSPEKPDVEKEVKPPPKEKLEGTLGVLYDQPRHVQYATHFPIPQEESCSHECNQRLVVLFGVGKQRDDARHAIKKITKDILKVLNRKGTAETDQLAPIVPLNPGDLTFLGGEDGQKRRRNRPEAFPTAEDIFAKFQHLSHYDQHQVTAQVSRNVLEQITSFALGMSYHLPLVQHVQFIFDLMEYSLSISGLIDFAIQLLNELSVVEAELLLKSSDLVGSYTTSLCLCIVAVLRHYHACLILNQDQMAQVFEGLCGVVKHGMNRSDGSSAERCILAYLYDLYTSCSHLKSKFGELFSDFCSKVKNTIYCNVEPSESNMRWAPEFMIDTLENPAAHTFTYTGLGKSLSENPANRYSFVCNALMHVCVGHHDSDRVNDIAILCAELTGYCKSLSAEWLGVLKALCCSSNNGTCGFNDLLCNVDVSDLSFHDSLATFVAILIARQCLLLEDLIRCAAIPSLLNAACSEQDSEPGARLTCRILLHLFKTPQLNPCQSDGNKPTVGIRSSCDRHLLAASQNRIVDGAVFAVLKAVFVLGDAELKGSGFTVTGGTEELPEEEGGGGSGGRRQGGRNISVETASLDVYAKYVLRSICQQEWVGERCLKSLCEDSNDLQDPVLSSAQAQRLMQLICYPHRLLDNEDGENPQRQRIKRILQNLDQWTMRQSSLELQLMIKQTPNNEMNSLLENIAKATIEVFQQSAETGSSSGNAASNMPSSSKTKPVLSSLERSGVWLVAPLIAKLPTSVQGHVLKAAGEELEKGQHLDSSSHKERDRQKQKSMSLLSQQPFLSLVLTCLKGQDEQREGLLTSLYSQVHQIVNNWRDDQYLDDCKPKQLMHEALKLRLNLVGGMFDTVQRSTQQTTEWAVLLLDIIISGTVDMQSNNELFTTVLDMLSVLINGTLAADMSSISQGSMEENKRAYMNLVKKLRKELAERQSDSLEKVYQLLPLPKPTRDVITCEPQGSLIDTKGNKIAGFDSIFKKEGLQVSTKQKLSPWDLFEGLKPSAPLSWGWFGTVRVDRRVARGEEQQRLLLYHTHLRPRPRAYYLEPLPLPPEDEEPPAPTLLEPEKKAPEPPKTDKPGAAPPSTEERKKKSTKGKKRSQPAAKTEDYGMGPGRSGPYGVTVPPDLLHHANPGSISHLSYRQSSIGLYTQNQPLPAGGPRVDPYRPMRLPMQKLPTRPPYPGVLPTTMTGVMGLEPGSYKTSVYRQQQPTAPQGQRLRQQLQAKISQGMLGQSSVHQMTPSSTYGLQTSQGYTPYVSHVGLQQHTGPAGTMVPPSYSSQPYQSTHPSTNPTLVDPTRHLQQRPSGYVHQQAPTYGHGLTSTQRFSHQTLQQTPMIGTMTPLGPQGVQAGIRSASILPEQQQQQQQQQQQQQQQQQQQQQQQQQQQYHIRQQQQQQQILRQQQQQQQQQQQQQQQQQQQQQQQAHQQQQQQAAPPQPQPQSQPQFQRQGLQQTQQQQQTAALVRQLQQQLSNTQPQPSTNIFGRY from the exons ATGGCGGCCTTCGGGATCTTGAGCTACGAACACCGGCCCCTGAAGCGGCCGCGGCTGGGGCCTCCTGATGTGTACCCTCAAGATCCCAAACAGAAGGAG GATGAATTAACTGCCTTGAATGTAAAACAAGGTTTCAATAACCAGCCCGCTGTCTCTGGGGATGAACATGGCACCGCCAAGAATGTCAACTTTAATCCTGCCAAG ATCAGTTCCAACTTCAGCAGCATCATTGCAGAGAAGTTACGTTGTAACACCCTCTCTGACACTGGTCGAAGGAAGCCCCAAGTGAACCAGAAGGACAACTTCTGGCTGGTGACTGCACGATCCCAGAGTGCCATTAACACTTGGTTTACCGATCTGGCTGGCACCAAGCCACTCACACAACTAGCCAAAAAG GTCCCCATTTTCAGTAAGAAGGAAGAAGTGTTTGGGTACTTAGCCAAATACACAGTGCCTGTGATGCGGGCCGCCTGGCTCATTAAGATGACCTGTGCCTACTATGCAGCAATCTCAGAGACCAAGGTTAAGAAGAGACATGTTGACCCCTTCACAG AATGGACTCAGATCATCACCAAGTGCTTATGGGAGCAGCTTCAAAAGATGGCTGAATACTACCGGCCAGGACCTGCTGGAAGTGGGGGCTGTGGCTCCACTATAGGGCCCTTGCCCCATGATGTTGAGATGGCAATCCGGCAGTGGGACTACAATGAGAAGCTGGCCATGTTCATGTTTCAG GACGGAATGCTGGACAGACATGAGTTCCTGACCTGGGTACTTGAGTGTTTTGAGAAAATCCGCCCTGGAGAGGATGAATTGCTTAAACTGTTGCTGCCTTTGCTGCTTCGA TACTCTGGAGAGTTTGTTCAGTCTGCGTACCTCTCCCGCCGCCTTGCCTACTTCTGTACACGGAgactggccctgcagctggaCGGTGTGAGCAGTCACTCATCTCATGTGATGTCCGCTCAGTCGACAAGCACACTGCCTACCACCCCTGCTCCTCAGCCCCCAACTAGCAGCACGCCCTCTACACCCTTTAGTGACCTGCTTATGTGCCCTCAGCACCGGCCCCTAGTTTTTGGCCTCAGCTGTATCCTTCAG ACCATCCTCCTGTGTTGTCCTAGTGCCCTGGTTTGGCACTATTCACTGACTGATAGTCGAATCAAGACTGGCTCACCACTTGACCACCTGCCTATTGCGCCCTCCAACCTGCCCATGCCAGAGGGTAACAGTGCCTTCACTCAACAG GTCCGTGCAAAGTTGCGGGAGATCGAGCAACAGATCAAGGAACGAGGACAGGCCGTTGAGGTTCGCTGGTCTTTTGATAAGTGCCAGGAAGCTACTGCAG GCTTCACCATTGGACGAGTACTCCATACTTTGGAAGTGTTGGACAGCCATAGTTTTGAACGCTCTGACTTCAGCAACTCTCTCGATTCCCTCTGTAATCGAATCTTTGGATTGGGGCCTAGCAAGGATGGGCACGAG ATCTCCTCAGATGATGATGCAGTGGTATCATTACTGTGTGAATGGGCTGTCAGCTGCAAGCGTTCTGGTCGGCATCGAGCGATGGTGGTAGCCAAgctgctggagaagagacaggcagAGATTGAGGCTGAG CGCTGTGGAGAATCAGAAGCTGCAGATGAGAAGGGTTCCATTGCCTCTGGCTCCCTTTCTGCTCCCAGTGCTCCCATTTTCCAAGATGTCCTCTTACAGTTTCTGGATACACAGGCTCCCATGCTGA CGGACCCCCGAAGTGAGAGTGAGCGAGTGGAATTCTTTAACTTGGTACTGCTGTTCTGTGAACTGATTCGACATGATGTTTTCTCCCACAACATGTACACTTGCACCCTCATCTCCCGAGGGGACCTTGCCTTCGGAGCCCCTGGTCCCCGGCCTCCCTCTCCCTTTGATGACCCAGCTGATGACCCAGAGCGCAAGGAGGCTGAgggcagtagcagcagcaagctGGAG GATCCAGGGCTCTCAGAGTCTATGGACATTGACCCTAGCTCCAGTGTGCTCTTTGAGGACATGGAGAAGCCTGATTTCTCA TTGTTCTCCCCCACTATGCCCTGTGAGGGGAAGGGCAGTCCATCCCCTGAGAAACCAGATGTTGAGAAGGAGGTGAAGCCCCCACCCAAGGAGAAGCTAGAAGGAACCCTTGGGGTTCTTTATGACCAGCCGCGGCATGTGCAGTATGCCACACACTTTCCCATCCCCCAG GAGGAGTCATGCAGCCATGAGTGCAACCAGCGGTTGGTCGTACTGTTTGGGGTGGGAAAGCAGCGAGATGATGCCCGCCATGCCATCAAGAAAATTACCAAGGATATCCTGAAGGTTCTGAACCGCAAGGGGACAGCAGAAACTG ACCAGCTTGCTCCTATTGTGCCTCTGAATCCTGGAGACCTGACATTCTTAG GTGGGGAAGATGGACAGAAGCGGCGACGAAACCGACCTGAAGCTTTTCCCACTGCCGAGGATATCTTTGCTAAGTTCCAGCACCTTTCACATTATGACCAACACCAGGTCACGGCTCAG GTCTCCCGGAATGTTCTGGAGCAGATCACGAGCTTTGCCCTTGGCATGTCGTACCACTTGCCTCTGGTGCAGCATGTGCAGTTTATCTTCGACCTCATGGAATATTCACTCAGCATCAGTGGCCTCATCGACTTTGCCATTCAG CTGCTGAATGAACTGAGTGTAGTCGAGGCCGAACTGCTTCTCAAATCCTCAGATCTGGTGGGCAGCTACACCACTAGCCTGTGCCTGTGCATCGTGGCTGTCCTGCGCCACTATCACGCCTGCCTCATCCTCAACCAGGACCAGATGGCACAGGTCTTTGAGGG GCTGTGTGGCGTAGTCAAGCATGGGATGAACCGGTCTGATGGTTCCTCTGCAGAACGCTGTATCCTTGCATATCTCTATGATCTGTACACCTCCTGTAGCCATTTAAAGAGCAAATTTGGGGAACTCTTCAG TGACTTCTGCTCCAAGGTGAAGAACACCATCTACTGCAATGTGGAGCCATCAGAGTCCAACATGCGCTGGGCACCCGAGTTCATGATCGACACTTTAGAGAACCCCGCCGCTCACACCTTCACCTACACGGGGCTAGGCAAGAGTCTTAGTGAGAACCCTGCTAACCGCTACAGCTTTGTCTGCAATGCCCTTATGCACGTCTGTGTGGGGCACCATGATTCGGATAG GGTGAATGACATCGCCATCCTGTGTGCAGAGCTGACCGGCTATTGCAAGTCACTGAGTGCAGAGTGGCTGGGAGTGCTTAAGGCCTTGTGCTGCTCCTCTAACAATGGCACTTGTGGTTTCAACGACCTCCTCTGCAATGTAGAT GTCAGTGACCTGTCTTTTCACGACTCCCTGGCCACTTTTGTTGCCATCCTCATCGCTCGGCAGTGTTTGCTTCTGGAGGATTTGATTCGCTGTGCGGCCATCCCTTCACTCCTTAATGCTG CTTGCAGTGAACAGGACTCTGAGCCAGGGGCCCGACTTACCTGCCGCATCCTCCTCCACCTTTTCAAGACACCTCAACTCAATCCTTGCCAATCAGATGGAA ACAAGCCTACTGTAGGAATCCGCTCCTCCTGTGACCGCCACCTGCTGGCTGCCTCCCAGAACCGCATCGTGGATGGAGCTGTGTTTGCTGTTCTCAAGGCTGTGTTTGTACTTG GGGATGCGGAACTGAAGGGTTCGGGCTTCACTGTAACAGGAGGAACAGAAGAACTtccagaggaggagggaggaggtggcAGTGGTGGTCGGAGGCAGGGTGGCCGCAACATCTCTGTGGAGACAGCCAGTCTGGATGTCTATGCCAAGTACGTGCTACGCAGCATCTGCCAGCAG GAATGGGTAGGAGAACGTTGCCTTAAATCACTGTGTGAGGACAGCAATGACCTGCAAGACCCAGTGTTGAGCAGTGCCCAGGCCCAGCGCCTCATGCAGCTTATCTGCTACCCACATCGGCTGCTGGACAACGAGGATGGGGAAAACCCACAGCGGCAACGCATTAAGCGTATTCTCCAG AACTTGGACCAGTGGACCATGCGCCAGTCTTCGTTGGAACTGCAGCTCATGATCAAGCAGACCCCTAACAAT GAGATGAACTCCCTCTTAGAGAACATCGCCAAGGCCACAATCGAGGTTTTCCAGCAGTCTGCAGAGACAGGGTCATCTTCTGGAAATGCTGCAAGCAACATGCCCAGCAGCAGCAAGACCAAGCCTGTGCTCAG CTCCCTAGAACGCTCCGGTGTATGGCTGGTGGCTCCTCTCATTGCCAAACTGCCCACCTCAGTCCAGGGGCATGTGTTAAAGGCTGCTGGGGAAGAGTTAGAGAAGGGCCAGCACCTGGACTCCTCTTCCCACAAAGAACGTGATCGACAAAAGCAAAAGAG CATGTCCCTGTTGAGCCAGCAGCCCTTCTTATCCCTGGTGCTGACATGTCTGAAGGGCCAGGATGAGCAGCGTGAGGGACTCCTTACCTCCCTCTACAGCCAGGTCCACCAG ATTGTGAATAATTGGAGAGATGACCAGTATTTAGACGATTGCAAACCAAAGCAGCTAATGCATGAGGCACTCAAATTGCGACTCAACCTG GTGGGGGGCATGTTTGACACGGTGCAGCGCAGCACCCAGCAGACCACGGAGTGGGCTGTGCTCCTCCTGGATATCATCATCAGCGGCACTGTCGACATGCAGTCCAACAA CGAGCTCTTCACCACTGTCCTGGACATGCTAAGTGTGCTCATCAATGGGACCCTAGCTGCGGATATGTCCAGCATCTCCCAGGGCAGCATGGAGGAAAACAAACGTGCCTACATGAACCTGGTGAAGAAGCTGCGG AAAGAATTGGCAGAACGCCAGTCAGATAGTCTGGAAAAAGTTTACCAGCTGCTGCCACTGCCCAAGCCAACTCGAGATGTGATCACGTGTGAGCCGCAGGGCTCCCTTATTGACACCAAGGGCAACAAGATTGCTGGCTTCGACTCTATCTTCAAGAAGGAG GGTCTTCAGGTTTCCACCAAACAAAAGCTCTCTCCCTGGGATCTTTTTGAGGGCTTGAAGCCATCAGCGCCACTATCTTGGGGCTGGTTTGGAACAGTCCGGGTGGACCGGCGCGTGGCCCGTGGAGAGGAGCAGCAGCGGCTGCTGCTGTACCACACACACCTGAGGCCCCGGCCCCGCGCCTACTACCTGGAGCCACTGCCACTGCCTCCAGAAGATGAggaaccccctgcccccaccctgttAGAGCCTGAAAAAAAGGCTCCAGAGCCCCCCAAAACTGACAAACCTGGAGCTGCTCCACCCAGCACTGAGGAACGCAAGAAGAAGTCCACTAAGGGCAAGAAGCGCAGCCAGCCTGCCGCCAAGACGGAA GACTATGGAATGGGCCCAGGCCGAAGCGGCCCCTACGGAGTGACAGTGCCTCCAGACCTCCTGCACCATGCCAACCCTGGCTCCATCTCTCACCTTAGCTACAGGCAGAGCTCCATAGGCCTCTACACCCAGAACCAGCCACTGCCAGCAG GTGGCCCCCGCGTGGACCCATACCGCCCCATGCGGTTACCGATGCAGAAGCTGCCTACCCGCCCACCTTACCCTGGAGTGCTGCCCACGACCATGACTGGTGTCATGGGACTGGAACCTGGCTCCTACAAGACATCTGTGTACCGACAGCAGCAGCCTACAGCGCCCCAAGGACAGCGCCTTCGCCAACAGCTCCAGGCAAAGATA AGTCAGGGGATGTTGGGACAGTCATCTGTCCATCAGATGACTCCCAGTTCTACGTACGGTTTGCAGACCTCCCAG GGCTATACTCCTTATGTTTCTCATGTGGGATTGCAGCAACACACAGGCCCTGCAGGTACCATGGTGCCCCCCAGCTACTCCAGCCAGCCTTACCAGAGCACCCACCCTTCTACCAATCCTACTCTTGTAGATCCTACTCGCCACCTGCAGCAGCGGCCCAGTGGCTATGTGCACCAGCAGGCCCCAACCTACGGACATGGGCTGACCTCCACTCAAAG GTTTTCCCACCAGACACTGCAGCAAACACCCATGATAGGCACCATGaccccactgggcccccagggtgTCCAGGCCGGCATCCGGTCGGCTTCCATCCtacctgagcagcagcagcagcagcagcagcagcaacagcagcagcaacagcagcaacaacagcagcagcagcagcagcagcagcaacagtaccATAtccggcagcagcagcagcagcagcagatcctgCGG cagcagcagcagcaacagcagcagcagcaacagcagcagcagcagcagcagcaacagcagcagcaacaggcacaccagcagcagcagcagcaggcggcACCgcctcagccccagccccagtcccagcCCCAG TTCCAGCGCCAGGGGCTTCAGCAgacacagcaacaacaacagacaGCAGCTTTGGTCCGGCAGCTCCAACAACAGCTCTCTA ACACCCAGCCACAGCCTAGTACCAACATATTCGGAcgctactga